The Stigmatella ashevillena genomic sequence CCCACGCCGGAGCGGAACAGGGCGTACTCCAGCGACTGCTCGGTGTAGTGGCCCAACAACCGCGGACGGCCCGGGTCCGCGTAGCCCAGGGCGCCCTCCAGATCCTCCAGGGTGATGGCTTCCCAGGCCTGCTGCCGCTCGAGGGCCTTCAGCGGAGAGGGGTGCCGCGCGAGCATGCCACGCGGATCAAACCGTTCCTGGATCGGCTCGTGTCCTCGCTCGTCCAGGACCAGCACCGAGCCGACGAACACCTTCCAGGCCTCCGCATGGTAGCCGCCTCCGGGCAACCACACGGAGGGCACCCGGTGAAGCGCGCGCGCCACGGCAAGGTCCCTCCGCCGGGCCCCCTTCAGGCTGAGGCCGAGGAGGCCGAAACGGTCTCCCCGCAGCACATCCCCCCCGGCGATGACGAAGGCCAGCTCCGCCCGGGGCATGCGCTCCAGCAGCGCCTCCAACGCCGCGAGGTACTCGGCATCCCCACAGCCGCGGGCCAGCAACACCTCGTCCGCGCCGGGCACGAGCCCCCAATCGCTGCCGGACAGAGAGCCCACCCACACATGGGGGTCCCCGGAGAGGCACGCGGCGGTGCCATCCGAGGGGTGGGCATCCAGGTCGAGCACCGCCACGGAACCGCCGAAGCCCTCCTGGCGCAAGGTGGTGATCGCCACGGCGATGTCGTTGAGCACGCAGAAGCCGCCGCCGTGGTCCGGCGCGGCATGGTGAAAGCCCCCCGCCATGTTGACGGCGGGCCGCCGGGTGCAGAGGGCCAGCCGGGCCGCTTCCAACGTCCCGCCGCAGATCCGCCTCACCGTGTCCAGCACGGTATCCACCGGCACCACGGAGGGCTCCACGGCGAAGATGCTTGCGAGCGTCTCGGGCGCCTCCAGCGATTCCAGGTAGGCCGCATCATGCACGCGGGCCAACTGCGCGTAGGAGACCGGCCGGGGACGGTGGATGTCCGTGGCCCGGACAATCCCCGCCTCCAACAGGTACCCGGTGGTGAAGTCCACCTGGCGCGGCTCCAATCCGTGGTGGGCGTCGAGGCGGGCGAACGGAAGCCGGTACGGCTCGTCATAGAAGACTGGCACCCGCGCCCTGTCTGGACGCAGTCGCCTCTTCCACTCCTGCAGCCAGGCTCTCATCGGCCAGAGAACCCTACGCCCGGAGGGCGCGGGGCGGGTGGACTTTCAACCCCTCGCCGCTCACACGAAGATTCGCCGCACTGCGTTAATGGCCTTGAGACTTCAGGCGTTTGACTTTGTTCGCCTGCCTGGAGAGGGGGGCCTCTTTTCAGCGCGTGCGCTTGGCGGCCGCGCGCTTGGCAGCCGTGGAACGCTGGACGGTCTTGCGCTTGCGCGTCGCCGCGGCCTTCTTCGCAGCGGCTGAGCGCTGGGCCTTCGTGCGGCCAGCCTGGCTCCGCTTGCCTCCCCGGCGCGAGGCCTGGTGCGTTTCAGGCTTCCCATACCCAGAGCCACCGGGCTTCTCGCCCCCATGCGATTCGGCATTCACGGTGGCCCATGCCCGGCGCTTGGCCTCCTTCTCGTGGGTCCCGCGCTCGGTGTAACCCTCGGCGATGTGCTCCGCGCGCCGCTTCTGCTTGTCGGTGTACTTGCTCTTGTCTCCACGAGGCATGCCGTTCTCCTTCTCCCTTCCCCAAGGTCTGCATCCGAGGGCCAGATGGGAACCTGGCCTCAGGCAGCAGGGTCCGGCGGCGGCTCACCGGGCCCGCTCGCGCCCTTGCGCACCTCATCGCGCAGGGCGGGGCTGGTGCGCTTCGCACCACTCACCAGCAGCCCCGTCAACAGCGCCCAGGCCAGCCCCACCATCCATCCCCCGAGGATGTCCGTGAGGTAGTGCACGCCCAGGTACACGCGCGTCAGCCCGACCAGGAAGCTCAACAGCACCGCCATCCCCAGCACATAGGCCTTGAGCCTGCGGCGCTCGGTGAGCTGCGACAAGAGGGTGCCCAACGTGAGGTACACGATGGCCGACAGCATCGCGTGTCCGCTGGGAAAGCTCGGCGCGAACACCTCGGCGAGGTGCGGCACCACCGAGGGCCTCGGCCGGGCGAAGAAGTGCTTGAGCAAGGAATTCACCAGGGCGCCCCCCGCCGTGGACCCGGCCACCAGCAGCAGCGAGCGGAAGCGGCGGATGAGGACGAGGAAGCCACACACCCCCACCGTGATGAGCGCCAGCACCGTGCCGCTCCCGAGGGACGTCACATCCCGGGCCGCGGCGAGCAGCCACTTCGGCCCCACGGGAATCCGTGGGTCATCCGTCCGCCGCAGCGAGCGGACCACCGTCTCGTCAAAGGATTGCGTCTCGCGCTCCACGACTTCATCCGCCAGCATCGCGAAGCCCAGGCAGCAGGCCGCGATCGCGGCCAGCAGCCCCCACAGGCGCAGCCGCTCCGACCCCGTCAGCGGGGCAATCCATTCTCCCAATCGACGTCGCATGGAGCCCCCACCCTATGCATTTCCCCCCGTGTCGCGGCGGCCGTGCCGATGCTGCCGCCTGGAAGTGCACAAAGCCGCCGCGGCCCCCCGCGTCCGCCGGCCGGTACCGCTAGATGCGAATGCGGTCCCGTCCCGCACTGCCGAGCACGGCGCCCGTCACACAGAAGAAGTGAATGATGATGCCGGGAAACACCAGCGCCAAGTAGCCGATGCCGGTGACGATGAACCAGAGCAAGGCTCCCCAGAATTGCCCTTTGTAGAGCTGTCCCAGGCCCGGTATGAAAAAGGATAACACCCCAGCAACAACAGGATTGAAACGGCGCTCTTGGACCAGTTCATAGTTCATTAGAGCCTCCGGACAGCGATCAAGGCAGCGCCTGCGGGCCGCAGCGTAGTCCGCCCAGCCACCAATGTGGAATTCACCCCCCCCCAGCAATGACTTCCATTGCGCTACAGGTCTGTAGACAACCCAACCGCCGTGCGGGGCTGAACCCTTGGTGCAAGTGCCGGTTGTCCTGGCGCAACAGGCTGCTATCACTGCCTACAGGAGGGAACACACTTGGCCATCGCCACCATCGAGCCGACGACCGGCACCACCCTGCGGACCTTCAACGCGCTCTCCCCAGAGGAGACCGAGGCGCGGCTGCGCCTCGCCGAGGAGACGTTCCGCACATACCGCCACACCTCTTTCGCCGACCGCAAGCGCTGGCTGGCCCGGGCCGCCGAGCTCCTGGAGACCGAGGCCGCCACCTTCGGGCGCATCATGACACAGGAGATGGGCAAGCCCTTCGAGGCCGCCAAGGCCGAGTCCCAGAAGTGCGCCCAGGCGTGCCGGTATTACATCGAGCACGGTGAGGCCTATCTGCGGGACGAGCCCATCGACACGGGCAAGGACCGCAGCTACGTGCGCTACGAGCCGCTGGGGCCCGTGCTGGCCATCATGCCGTGGAACTTCCCCTTCTGGCAGGTCATCCGCTTCGCCGCCCCGGCGCTGATCGCTGGCAACGTGGGATTGCTCAAACACGCGCACAATGTGCCGCAGTGCGCCCTGGCGCTGGAGGATCTCTTCCTGCGGGCAGGCTTCCCTCGGGGCGCGTTCCAAAACCTGTTCATCGAAACGCGAGACATCGAACGCGTCATCGAAGACAGGCGCGTGAAGGCGGTCACCCTGACAGGCAGCGAAGGGGCCGGCCGGGCGGTCGGAGCCCAAGCAGGCAAGGCACTCAAGAAGGTGGTGCTCGAGCTGGGCGGCAGCGATCCGTTCATCGTCATGCCGAGCGCGAAGCTGGAAGACGCGGTGGAGACGGCGGTGAAGGCGCGGCTCATCAACAATGGCCAGTCCTGCATCGCGGCCAAGCGCTTCATCGTCCACGAGGCCATCTATCCGGAGTTCGAGCGGCGCTTCGTGGAGCGCATGGGCCGCGTGAAGGTGGGGGACCCGATGGAGCCCCAGACGGAGGTGGGCCCCCTGGCGACCGAGGGGATCCGCCAGGGCCTGCACGCCCAGGTGGAGAAGAGCCTCGCGGCGGGCGCGAAGGCCCCTGTGGGCGGCAAGCTCCCCTCGGGCGCGGGGTACTACTACCCGCCCACGGTGCTGACCGACGTGCCCGACGCGTCTCCGGCCGCCCGCGAGGAGCTGTTCGGTCCGGTGGCGGTCCTCTTCCGGGCGAAGGACGTGGCGCACGCCATCACGCTGGCCAACGACACGCCCTACGGCCTGGGCGCGAGCGTGTGGACCCGGGATGAGGCGGAGGCCCAGCAATTCATCGCGGGCATCGAGACGGGCATGGTGTTCGTCAACGCGATGGTGGCCTCGGACGCGCGGCTGCCCTTTGGCGGGGTGAAGAACTCGGGCCATGGGCGCGAGTTGGCGCTGCACGGCCTGCGCGAGTTCCTCAACGCGAAGACGGTCCGCATCAGCGCGGGCGCCCTGCCTCCCCCCACCGAGGCCTCCGCCAACGAGTAGGCCCCTGGGCTCCCCCGGCCGTATCCTGGGCTCGCCTGTCTCCTCGCCAGGAGAGCCCCCACGACCGCAACTGATGGCGGCGATGGCCCCCGACGGGGCCTGGGACGGCGGGTGGGAGGCGTCCGGGCGCAAAGTGCGTTAGGGAGGAGCCACTCGCCTCCCCGAGCTGGCCACCCGATGAACGTCCCCGCCTCGTCCCGCCGCTTCCAGATCTTCAGCTACGCCGTGCTCGCCTACACGTTGGCCGTGGTGTTGTGGGGCGCCTTCGTGCGCGCCACGGGTTCGGGCGCGGGCTGTGGGGACCACTGGCCCCAGTGCAATGGCGTGGTCGTGCCGCGCGAGCCCACCGTGGCCACGCTCATCGAATACACCCACCGGGTCACCAGCGGCCTGGCCCTGGTGCTGGCCGTGGTGCTGTGCGTCTGGGGCCTGCGCGCCCACGCCAAGGGGCACCCCGTGCGCGGCGCGGCCGTGTTGTCGCTCGTCTTCATGCTGACGGAGGCCGCGGTCGGCGCGGGGATCGTCCTCTTGAAATACGTGGCGGACAACCCCTCCATCGCGCGGGCGTACTGGATGGCGATCCACCTCCTCAACACCTTCCTGCTCGTGGGCGCCCAGGCACTCACGGCGTGGTGGGCCGGGGGACGCTCGCGGTGGGTGATGCGCGGCCAGGGACTGGCCGGAACGCTGGTGGGCGTGGGAATCGCTGGGCTGCTGCTGCTGGGAGTCACCGGAGCCATCGCGGCACTGGGGGACACGCTCTTTCCGGCCACCAGCTTCACGGAAGGCTTGCAGCAAGACATGTCCGAGACGGCGCACATCCTGCTGAGGCTGCGCGTGCTGCACCCGGTGCTGGCGGTAGGACTGGGCGCGCTGCTGGTGGCGGTGGGCAACATGCTGGCCCGCTTACGGCCCTCGGAGAGCGTGAAGCGCTCGGCCACCCAGCTGACCGTGCTGTATGCGATTCAGCTGGGCGCGGGGCTGACCAACCTGGTGCTGCTGGCGCCGGTGTGGATGCAGCTCGTCCACCTGCTGCTGGCAGACCTGGTATGGATTGCCCTGTTGCGGCTGAGCGTGGCAGCGCTCGCGGAGGACGCGCCCCGGGCCACCGTCACGGGCGGACCTCCGGCGCGGGCACCTGCTCCCAGAGATCCAGCCCGTCCACTCCCTCCGTGAGAAAGCGCCGGACGAAGCGGGCATGAAGCCAATGCTGGCTCTCCTCGGAGAGCTGCCACCGTCCGCGTCCCGCGACCACCACGAAGTGGCTCCGGGCGAGCACTTCACGGACACGTGCTTGGGCGGCCGGTGTCTGGAATGCGTCCTCGACGAGGGCAAAGCGCGCCCCGGAGCCCAGGGCCCCCAGCAGCATCTCCCCATAGGAATCCACCACGAGGGGCGCTCCGGAGATGACGGGTGGCAGATGCCCTCCCGCGAGCCCCCAGGCCGGCTCGAATGAGAAGAGCGCGACTCTCGGCGGAACGGACTGGAGGATGAATCGCCTCAACGCCACCACCTCGGGCGCCTGGGCCAGGACGCCCCAGCAGAGAGACTTCCACGGAGGCACCAGCACGGCCACCCCCAGCAGCACGGCGACCCCCCGTGCGGCCCAGGGCCGATGGGCCTGGAACCCGCCCTGGAGCGCCGCGGCCGCCAGCCCCGCGAGCAAGGACTCCGGACCCGCCAGGTAAGCGTTGTACTGGCTCCAGTAGCTCGGCGAGGTGAGGAAGGCGAAGACCGTGAGGCCATAGGCCACGGCGGCAAACCGCTCCGCGGACCTCTCCTCCCCGGTCCGCTGAAACAGGCGGCGCACCACCAGGGCAAGCCCCAGCAGCGCCAGCCCCACGCCCACCCCTCTGCTCGTGGGAAACAGCTCCCGCAGTCGGCCGAGCCGGCTCAGCTCTCCGTCACCTGGGCGGAGCGCCTGGAAGAGAAACACCTCCGAGAGAAAAGACGACGGGGCCCTCCAGAGAAAGGGGCCCACCAGGAGCACCAGGGTGCCCGCCACGGTGAGGACCAGACCCGCCCGCGACTTCCAGGACGTCCCAGCGGGAGGTGCCACCAGCGCGGCGGCAAGCCAGATTCCTCCCAACACCTTCACCGAGATGGCCACGCCCAGGAGGATGCCCGTCCATCCCCACCGGGGCTCCTGTCGGCCATGCCGGGAGCAGGCCAGCCACATGTTCGCCGCGGCCAGGCATGCGAGGTTGAGCCACGGCTCCAGGAAGGGGCCCCGCTCGACGAGGACCAGCTCGGGATGGCTCGCATACACGAGCGCCGCCACGAGCGCCGCCACGGGCCCCCACATGCGCAGGGCCAAACGCCCCACGCACCAGACGCTCAGGGCTCCACACAGGGCCGCCATCCACCGGGCCAGGGTGAACCCCGCGCTGACGCCCAGCCAGGACACGCTCGCGCCCGCGGGCCCCCACAGCAACAACGACCCGGGCGGGTGGACGAAGGCGAAGTCCCGATAGGGCCAGTGCCCTTGAAACAAGAGCGCCGAAGCCGAGAAATAGACGCCCTCGTCATAGTCGATGGGGTAGCCGAAAGCGCCCTCCGCTCGCGTGAGCGGCGCCACGCGCAGCACCCACGCCGCCACGGCCACGAGCACCAGCACCCACTCCATGCAGGGATTCCAGCGGATCGAGTTCCGGACACCCGGGCCAAAAAACGGTGCTTTCACCTCCGCACCGGTACAGGCTCCGCGCATGCAACCAGGCTTCGGACGTGATCTAACGACCGGCAGCATCCCCAGGCACATGATCGCCTTCTCCCTGCCGATGCTCTTGGGCAGCTTCCTCCAGACAGCATACAGCTTCGTCAATGCCATCTGGGTGGGGCAGTACCTGGGCACCTCCGCGCTCGCCGCGGTGACGGTGAGCTTCCCCATCGTCTTCGTCCTGTTCGCCATCGGCATGGGCCTCACGCTGGCGACGAACATCCTCGTGTCCCAGAGCTACGGCGCGCGGAGGATGGACGAGCTGCGCAAGGCCGTGGACAGCTCCACCGTGCTCATGGTCTCCCTGGGCATCGTGTTCACCATTCTGGGAGAGCTCTTCGCCCCCAGCGTTCTGCGCGCCATGGACACGCCCCCGGAGATCCTCGACGCGTCCATCCACTACCTCCGGATCTTCCTGCTCTCGCTGCCGCTGGGGTTCAGCCTCTTCCTGATTCGAAGCCTGCTCCAGGGCGTGGGCGACTCGAAGACACCGCTCTACTTCCAGTTCGGCTCGGTGCTCCTCGCCGCGGCGCTGGACCCCGTACTGATGTTCGGCTGGCTGGGGTTCCCGAAGCTCGGACTCAATGGCACCGCCTGGGCCACCGTGTTCTCGCAGCTCGTGTCGCTCACCGCGTTGATCACCTACCTGCGCGCGAAGAAGGTTCCCGTCGCGCCCTCCTGGCCCCGGTTCGACCACCTGGGCCCCATCACCTGGAAGACGCTGCGCATCGGACTGCCCTCCGCCGTGCAGCAGTCGCTCGTCTCCATTGGCATGGTCTTCGTCACCGGCATCGTCAACGGCTTCGGCGAGGTCTCGACGGCCGCGTTCGGGGCCGCCTCGCGCATCGATCAGATCGCCTTCCTGCCCGCCATGACCTTCGGCATGGCCATCTCGACCCTGGCGGGCCAGAACCTCGGGGCGGGCCGCCAGGACCGGATCCGGGAGATCTTCCTCTGGGGTTGCCTGTTCAGCGGCGGCATCACGCTGATCATCACCGCGGTGACCGTGTCGGTTCCCGGCGCGCTCCTCAGAATCTTCGTCACGGACACCGCCGTCATCGAGCCCGGAATCGCCTACCTGCGCATCGTCGGCGCCTGCTACCTCTTCTTCGCCCTCGTCTTCGTCAGCAACGGCATCATCAATGGCGCCGGCCACACGATGACCACCACGGTGATTTCCCTGATCAGCCTGTGGGTCATCCGCGTTCCGGGCGCCTACTGGCTGTCGCGGCGCATGGAGAGCGTGAAGGGTGTCTGGTATGCGATTGCGCTGAGCTTCGCCGTGTCGCTGACCGCCAGCATGGCCTACTACTTCTCGGGCCGGTGGAAGCGCTCGGCGGGGAAGAAGCCGCCCAAGGGCCCCCCAGCGCCGGACGCCCGCGAGGCCTTCGGCCACAGCACGGGCGAGGCATAGCCCGCTTCCCGGCCTCGCAGGCCTTCTCATCCAGAGAGGGATTTCGAGAATAAGTTCAAAATGGACGGGTTTTGCTGCCCTCTCAGGCAGTAGCCTTAAAACTTTCCGTCTGCTTTCCTACCGGGTAGCAAAGTGTTGCAAAAGAGCGGGCGCAATACGTGGCAGCAGTTGCGAATCTCTTACGACCAGCATTAGGCTCTGAAATGAGACGCAATCTCGGAGGTGGGATCCGCCCGACGGGTCCTCCCGCTGAGGCGAACGTCTCTCGAAGCGAGGGTGAACGGGAAATCCGGACGCCTGGCGCTTCCTGGTGGGGTGGGTAGCGGGCAGCGGGCCTGCCTCTCTGCACTCTCGGGGGATGGTGCAGAGGGGGGCCCGCTGTGGGTGTTTCTTACTCCCCGGAGCCGACCGGGCGAGCGTGAGCCCCCACCCGTCCCGGCGAGGAGGCGCTCACTCCCAACGGGAGGACCGGCTCTCCGGCCGGGGCCAGGTGGCTTGCCTCGGCGCGCAGCAGGGGCAGGCCGTGCGTCTGCGCCTGGAGGAAGGTGATGAGTTTCTCGCGCACCACGCACCGCAGATCGAACGCCTTGCCCGCATCCGAGGCGCTGACCAGGGCGCGCAGCTTCATGGTGCGCTCGGTGCACTCCGTCACCTGCAACCCTTGCACCTTGCCATCCCAGAGCCCCTGGGACTCGTTCTGAAGGATGCGCTGGAGCTCCGCGCGCACCGACGCCACGTTGGTGCGGAAGTCCACATACAGCTCCGCCGTGCCCAGGATGTCCGGCGACACCTTGCTCCAGTTCTGGAAAGGCTTCTCCAGGAAGTGCGTCATGGGCACGATGAGCCGCCGCAAGTCCCACACCTTCACCACCACGTAGGTGAGGGTGATTTCCTCCACCCACCCCCACTCGTTCTCCACGATGACGGTATCGCCGATGCGGATCGGCTGGGTGATGGACAGCTGGATGCCGGCCAGCAACGTGGAGATGGACTTCTGCGCCGCCAGACCAATAACGAGGCCCGCGATGCCCGCCGAGGCCAGCAGCGACACCCCCACGTTGCGCACCGCCTCGAACTGCAACAACAGCAAGGAGCCCGCCACCAGCACCACGGCGACCTCGATGATGTGACGCATTACCACCAACTGCGTGCGCAGCCCCCGGATGCGCCCCACCTCCGCGCCGGTCGCCGTGCGGCTGTTCACCTTCTGCTCCACGAAGCGGGCAGCCGACCGCAGGAAGCTCATCAGAAACCAAGCCAGGGCAATGATGATGATCGACCGCGCCCCCACATCCACCACATGCTGGACCGAGGCGGACAAGCCCAACATGCGCGAGCCCGAGGCCACCAGGATGGCGAACACGGGATAGCGCAGGGGGCCTCGCCCCGCCGCCACCAGCTGATCATCCCAGCCCGACCGCGTCAGCCCCGAGGCGCGGATGCCCACGCGCAGCAGCAGCCCTTCCAGCACGCGCCCCACGAGCACGCTGCCCGCGAGGAGCAGCGCCAGCCCCAGCGCCTGCCACAGCTCCACTTCCCAGAGGGGCCGGTTGAGCAGAAACGCCGGGAGTTGCTGCCGCAGGGCGGGCCCTCCTTCTGCCTCGAGCGCCAGCACCGGCGTGGACGGCAGCTCCAACGAGAGGACGGCGAGGCGGCGGAACATGAGCGGGCGCTCCTGACATCGGGGCCGTGGGGCCCAAAAATAGTTTGACCTCAAATATACTAGTGAACCCTCGTGCCATGTCCACCCATCCGAGAACAAGCCCTCAGGCAGGCGTGTGACAGCCCAGGTGTCATAAATCAGGGAGTTTCTGGACGCATCCCGGGCTGAGCAGGGGTTCAATGGTATCTGCTCATCGCGAGTCCGCGCGTGTCCCTGCCTCTACCTCCATTGCTGCCCCCTCGCTCCACCTCGGGGCCCCCCCGGCCTGGGCAACGGCTCGCGAGCGAGGCCTCCCCCGCTTCCCGGCGCTTCACCGGGTTGACGCCCGCCATGGTGCTGGTCATCTGTCTGCTGCTGACGGCCGCCTCCACGGCGCTCTTCTCGCTGACGACTCGGGCGGGAGATCTCACTCGGTTCGAGAACATCACCCGGACGGTCCAGGAGCGGATCTCCTCCCATCTCAACGCGGACGAGGCCCTGCTGCGGGGCACCGCGGGCTTGTTCTCCGCCAGCGAGCAGGTCACCCACGAGGAGTTCAGCATCTATGTCGAGCGCCTGGACCTGAAGCGGTACGGCCCCGGCATTCGCGAGATCGGCTTCAGCCAACGCATCCCCGCGGAGCAGAAGGACGCCACGGTGGCCAGCCTGCGAGGCCTGGGCTTCTCCACCTTCCGCCTCATGCCCGACACGCCCCGCGAGGAGTACCACGCCATCACCTACCTGGAGCCGGCCGCCCTTCGTCCCCCGGAGGCGATGGGGTTCGACATGTTCACCGAGCCGGTCCGCCGTGCCGCGATGGAGCGGGCCTGGCAGACCGGCGCCCCGGCCCTCTCCGGCAAGGTCACGCTGGGACAAGAGACGGAAGCCAGCGGCCAGGAGGGCTTCGTGATGTACGTCCCCGTGTACCAGGGGCATGCCCTTCCGGAGACCGAACAGAAGCGCTGGCAGCTGCTGGAAGGGTTCGTCTACACCCCCTTTTCCGCCAACGCCCTGTTCTCGGGGCTGTTCACCCCTCTGCTCCAAACCCGTGTCACCTTCCGCCTCTACGACGGGCAGGAGCCAGTCCCCGAGGCCTTGCTGTATGACTCGGGCGCCACCTTGGAGAAGACCCATGCCCGGCCCGTCTTCACGTCTGCCTCCCAGTTCGAGGTGGCCGGCCACCCCTGGACCCTCGCCTTCACCTCTCAGCCTGACTTCGATCACTCGTTGATGGCCACCTGGGCTCCGGGCGTGGGAGGGATTGGAACGCTCATGAGCCTGCTGGTGTTCGCCTTCGCGCGATCTCAGCAGAATGCCCGGAAGCGCGCGGAGGACAACGAGGCGGAGCGGGCCTGGCTGCTGGCGCGCGAGCGGTTGGCCCGCGCCGAGACCGAGGCCCAACGCACCCACTTGCAGGACATCTTCATGCAGGCCCCAGCGATCATCGCCATCCTGGGGGGCCCTCGGCAGGTCTTCGAGTTCGCCAACACCGCCTGCCAGGAGGTCCTGGGCCACCGCGAGCTGCTGGGCAAGCCCCTCCACGAAGCGGTCCCTGACCTGAAGCAGCACGGCCCTGCCCTGATCGAGAAGGCCTACCGCACGGGAAGACCCCTCTCCGGCCGGGAGGTGTGCCTGCCCTTGCGCTACACGCTGGGGGGACGCATCGAGGAGCGGTACTGGGACTTCTTCTTCCAGCCCCGCCGCACCCCGGACGGCGCGGTGGATGGGATGATGGTGTTCGCCTTCGAGGTGACCGACCAGCTCCAGGCGCGCCAGGAGGTGGAGCTCAGCCGGGAAGAGGCCCGGCGCAGCGCCGCCCAGCTCCAGGCCATCACCGACACGCTGCCCGCGCTCGTGGCCTACCTGGATCTGGCGGAGCGCTACCGCTTCGCGAACCAGGCCTATGAGAGCTGGTTCGGGGTGAAGCCCGAGGACGTCTTGGGCAAGACGGCAGCGGAGTTCGTCGGGGCGGAGGCCTACGAGGGGGTGAGGCATCAGCTCCGGCAAGCCCTCTCGGGCGAGATCGTCCGGTACGAAGTGGAGCTGAAGGTCCGGGGCGGCCGGAAGATCTACATGCAGTCCAACTACCTTCCGGACCGGGACGCCCAGGGGCACGTGCGAGGCATCGTGGTGCTCGCCCATGACCTGACGGAGCGCAAGAAGGAGGAAGAGATCGTCCGCAACGCCGTGCGCCTGCGCGACGAGTTCCTGTCGGTCGCCAGCCACGAATTGAAGACCCCGCTCACGCCGCTGAGCCTGAAGCTCCAGGCGCTCGCACGCGCGGTGGAGAACGAGCCCGAGACGCCGTTCACCGTGAAGGTCCGCGCGCACGTGGAGGCGGGGCGCAAGCAGCTCAACCGGCTGTCGGTCCTCATTGGGGACTTGCTGGATGTGTCGCGGATCAGCTCCGGCCAGATGCGGCTGCGCTGGGAGCCGGTGGACTTCGCGGCCCTGGTGCGGGACGTGGTGACGCGACTGGAGCCCGAGGCACTCCGGGCCGAGTCTCCCCTGAGCGTTGAGGCGCCCGGGAGCCTCGCGGGGAGCACGGACCGGCTGCGGTTCGAGCAGGTGGTGGAGAACCTGCTGACGAACGCCATCAAGTACGGCGCGGGCAAACCCATCCACATCGTTCTGAAGGAAGAGGCGGGGGCCGTGGTGCTGCGCGTGGAGGACCACGGCATCGGCATCGAGCTTGAGCACCAGGAGCGCATCTTCGAGCGATTCGAGCGCGCCGTCTCGGAGCGCAACTACGGCGGCCTGGGGTTGGGGCTCTACATCACCCGCACCATCGTGGAGCTGCTCGGCGGCACCATCCGCGTGCAGAGCCAGCCCGGCCAAGGCGCGGCCTTCACCGTGGACCTGCCCCGGGAACCGCCCTCAGGCACGCCCAGCACGGGCTGAACTCACTTTGAATTCTTCTTCATGAGTTCTTCTGGCAGAGGCGTCCTGAGGAAACGAAATCCTTTTCCATCCCGCTGCGGGATGACTTGAAACCCCTCACCAGCAACCCTGACAAGATCACCGTCGCGAGGTTTTCCACGGACAAGCCACTCATCTGCTTCTTCTCTCGTCGCGAACGACTGAGAGACGAGCACGGATTCAACTGCGGGTGTGTAGAACTTGCGAAAGAACTCGCGGTAGTCCTCTAACTTCTGGGCCGTACGAACGTATAGCAGCGCTACCGCAGCAACCCGGATCGCTTCGTCCTCTGAAGATCCTTCCTGATACTTTCCATTGATCCCCTTCAGCACATCCAAAACGGCATCAACATCGAAATTGGGATTGTATTTCATCGCCATGTCCTAACTAGAAGGCAGCACCAACACCGAGCGGAACAAGCACCAACCAGCCAAGAGGGCTTACTGCCAGAACAAACGCCACCCCGCCTACGATCACTACCGTCCCAATCGTTATCTCTCCCTTGTGTTCCTTGATCCATTCAATCGCTCGTTCCATATGTGAGAAACTCAGCCTCTTTTCTCGCTCCCGCAGGGGCTGTTCCTTCTCTTCCTCACACGCAACGAACTGCTCGCGGCATTTTGTAATGCATGTTTCGTAGTACCACCCGCTCTGCTCTTTGCTGTGGGGCCAGGGGAGCGCTGTTCCCAGCACCTCCCCATACACTCTTCGTGCTCTTTTTGGCAGTCATGGCCGCCAGCGCCTCCCATTGCAAGCGTGGTTCCTACGCCTTCAGAACTCTCGGAAATGACATAGATTCTCTGCTCTGGCCGCTGACTGTGAGCACATCCTGCATTCGCCAGCA encodes the following:
- a CDS encoding CHASE domain-containing sensor histidine kinase, with the translated sequence MSLPLPPLLPPRSTSGPPRPGQRLASEASPASRRFTGLTPAMVLVICLLLTAASTALFSLTTRAGDLTRFENITRTVQERISSHLNADEALLRGTAGLFSASEQVTHEEFSIYVERLDLKRYGPGIREIGFSQRIPAEQKDATVASLRGLGFSTFRLMPDTPREEYHAITYLEPAALRPPEAMGFDMFTEPVRRAAMERAWQTGAPALSGKVTLGQETEASGQEGFVMYVPVYQGHALPETEQKRWQLLEGFVYTPFSANALFSGLFTPLLQTRVTFRLYDGQEPVPEALLYDSGATLEKTHARPVFTSASQFEVAGHPWTLAFTSQPDFDHSLMATWAPGVGGIGTLMSLLVFAFARSQQNARKRAEDNEAERAWLLARERLARAETEAQRTHLQDIFMQAPAIIAILGGPRQVFEFANTACQEVLGHRELLGKPLHEAVPDLKQHGPALIEKAYRTGRPLSGREVCLPLRYTLGGRIEERYWDFFFQPRRTPDGAVDGMMVFAFEVTDQLQARQEVELSREEARRSAAQLQAITDTLPALVAYLDLAERYRFANQAYESWFGVKPEDVLGKTAAEFVGAEAYEGVRHQLRQALSGEIVRYEVELKVRGGRKIYMQSNYLPDRDAQGHVRGIVVLAHDLTERKKEEEIVRNAVRLRDEFLSVASHELKTPLTPLSLKLQALARAVENEPETPFTVKVRAHVEAGRKQLNRLSVLIGDLLDVSRISSGQMRLRWEPVDFAALVRDVVTRLEPEALRAESPLSVEAPGSLAGSTDRLRFEQVVENLLTNAIKYGAGKPIHIVLKEEAGAVVLRVEDHGIGIELEHQERIFERFERAVSERNYGGLGLGLYITRTIVELLGGTIRVQSQPGQGAAFTVDLPREPPSGTPSTG